A DNA window from Micromonospora sp. NBC_01739 contains the following coding sequences:
- a CDS encoding penicillin acylase family protein — protein MSKRYRDGYGIPHLRADDHLALAFAQGQVTARDRAWQIEVERHRSQGTSAAFLGPEALAWDSFARRVRLDDTARRCHAALDPATAAWVGRYVEGVNAGLAAGAARAPEFAATGLSPGRWEPWTPLAIWLGHHVLFAGFPGKLWREHVIRRLGPGAARLFAVDGHLTSGSNGWLLAADRTATGAALIAGDPHRFIEAPGIYQQIRLACPAYDVLGFAVPGVPGIAHFGHAGSLAWAITNASADYQDVYAERLRRDGELVQAYGPQGWQPVHRQVETIEVAGGAPVEVEVIETERGPVISGGPDEQPEVTVSLRYPPRVTGDLGFAVLPALLHARTVDDLDAALDGWVEPVNVVLAADTAGGLLHRVAGRVPRRHPDNGLRVVPAWEPGYAWQGWHPMPKRPVDQVAVMANERGISAGLGVEYAPPYRADRIRELLGERTDWRTEQLAAVHTDTYLAAAGPLLDLLAEVDGLSAQGQALRDRLLRWDRRMAADSRDAARFADLRAAVVHALAAHPALAELTAPPAHPEVFAPWLTLPTRIGYALPSLLRADLPGLDPVELVRAAAEQVAAADDTRPWGERHRLAPWRALPDPAAPPGPELAGDHDCVLATSSLPGVTDLCGRGPSARYVWDLARRENSRWVVPLGATGAGPHHDDQLPLWVRGDLIEVTVDWDRLTEEHDD, from the coding sequence ATGAGCAAGCGCTACCGCGACGGGTACGGGATTCCGCATCTGCGGGCCGACGATCACCTGGCGCTGGCCTTCGCCCAGGGCCAGGTCACCGCGCGGGACCGGGCCTGGCAGATCGAGGTGGAACGGCACCGGTCCCAGGGCACCAGCGCCGCTTTCCTCGGGCCGGAGGCGTTGGCCTGGGACAGCTTCGCCCGCCGGGTACGCCTGGACGACACCGCCCGCCGCTGCCACGCCGCCCTCGACCCGGCTACCGCCGCCTGGGTGGGCCGCTACGTCGAGGGGGTCAACGCCGGGCTGGCCGCCGGGGCGGCGCGGGCCCCCGAGTTCGCCGCCACCGGGCTGAGCCCCGGACGCTGGGAACCGTGGACACCCCTGGCGATCTGGCTCGGCCACCATGTGCTCTTCGCCGGCTTCCCGGGCAAGCTCTGGCGCGAACACGTGATCCGCCGGCTCGGTCCGGGCGCGGCCCGGCTGTTCGCCGTCGACGGGCACCTCACCTCCGGCAGCAACGGCTGGCTGCTCGCCGCCGACCGCACCGCCACCGGGGCGGCGTTGATCGCCGGTGACCCGCACCGGTTCATCGAGGCCCCCGGCATCTACCAGCAGATCCGGCTGGCCTGCCCGGCGTACGACGTGCTCGGCTTCGCCGTGCCCGGGGTGCCGGGCATCGCCCACTTCGGGCACGCCGGCAGCCTCGCCTGGGCCATCACCAACGCCTCCGCCGACTACCAGGACGTGTACGCCGAACGCCTGCGCCGCGACGGTGAACTGGTGCAGGCGTACGGGCCGCAGGGGTGGCAGCCGGTGCACCGGCAGGTCGAGACCATCGAGGTGGCCGGTGGCGCACCGGTCGAGGTCGAGGTGATCGAGACCGAGCGGGGGCCGGTGATCTCCGGGGGTCCGGACGAGCAGCCCGAGGTGACCGTCAGCCTGCGGTATCCGCCCCGGGTCACCGGGGATCTGGGTTTCGCCGTACTGCCCGCCCTGCTGCACGCCCGTACGGTCGACGACCTGGACGCCGCCCTCGACGGATGGGTGGAGCCGGTCAACGTGGTGCTGGCCGCGGACACCGCCGGTGGGCTGCTGCACCGGGTGGCCGGCCGGGTCCCCCGCCGCCACCCGGACAACGGGCTGCGGGTGGTGCCCGCCTGGGAGCCGGGGTACGCCTGGCAGGGCTGGCATCCGATGCCGAAACGCCCGGTGGACCAGGTGGCGGTGATGGCCAACGAACGGGGCATCTCCGCCGGGCTGGGGGTGGAGTACGCCCCGCCGTACCGGGCCGACCGGATCCGTGAGCTGCTCGGCGAGCGCACCGACTGGCGGACCGAGCAGCTGGCCGCCGTACACACCGACACCTACCTGGCGGCGGCCGGTCCCCTGCTGGACCTGCTGGCCGAGGTGGATGGACTCAGCGCTCAGGGGCAGGCGCTGCGGGACCGGCTGCTGCGCTGGGACCGCCGGATGGCCGCCGACAGCCGGGACGCGGCCCGCTTCGCCGACCTGCGGGCGGCCGTGGTCCACGCCCTCGCCGCCCATCCGGCGCTGGCGGAGCTGACCGCACCACCGGCCCACCCGGAGGTGTTCGCGCCCTGGCTGACCCTGCCTACCCGGATCGGGTACGCCCTGCCCTCCCTGCTCCGCGCCGACCTGCCCGGCCTGGACCCGGTGGAGCTGGTGCGGGCGGCGGCCGAACAGGTCGCGGCGGCGGACGACACCCGCCCCTGGGGCGAGCGGCACCGGCTGGCACCGTGGCGGGCCCTGCCCGACCCGGCCGCCCCGCCGGGACCGGAACTGGCCGGGGACCACGACTGCGTGCTGGCCACCTCCAGCCTGCCCGGGGTCACCGACCTGTGCGGGCGCGGCCCGTCCGCCCGCTACGTGTGGGACCTGGCCCGGCGGGAGAACAGCCGGTGGGTGGTGCCGCTGGGCGCCACCGGCGCCGGGCCGCACCACGACGACCAACTGCCCCTGTGGGTACGCGGCGACCTGATCGAGGTGACAGTCGACTGGGACCGGCTGACCGAGGAGCACGATGACTGA
- a CDS encoding GNAT family N-acetyltransferase: MTDHYRRQVPGFGLVTFRPVDPDADAEVIHGWVSQERARFWGMRDADRDRVAEIYRYVDSLPTHHAWLTLRDGQPVALFQTYQPEHDPVGECYPVRPGDHGGHLLIGTPVRPEPGFTGTLLAEFIAFVFTDPTRRRLVMEPDARNDKAIARLKRAGFVEGPLIDLPDKRARLMFLNRAPHPAAPAQGR; this comes from the coding sequence ATGACTGACCACTACCGACGGCAGGTCCCCGGCTTCGGGCTGGTCACCTTCCGGCCGGTGGATCCGGATGCCGACGCCGAGGTCATCCACGGCTGGGTCAGCCAGGAACGGGCCCGGTTCTGGGGGATGCGCGACGCCGACCGCGACCGGGTGGCCGAGATCTACCGGTACGTCGACTCCCTGCCCACCCACCACGCCTGGCTGACCCTGCGCGACGGGCAGCCGGTGGCGCTGTTCCAGACCTACCAGCCCGAACACGACCCGGTCGGCGAGTGCTACCCGGTCCGCCCCGGCGACCACGGCGGTCACCTGCTGATCGGCACCCCGGTACGCCCCGAGCCGGGCTTCACCGGCACCCTGCTGGCCGAGTTCATCGCCTTCGTCTTCACCGACCCCACCCGGCGGCGGCTGGTGATGGAGCCGGACGCCCGCAACGACAAGGCGATCGCCCGGCTGAAGCGGGCCGGTTTCGTCGAAGGACCCCTGATCGACCTGCCGGACAAGCGGGCCCGGTTGATGTTCCTCAACCGCGCCCCGCACCCCGCCGCTCCGGCGCAGGGGCGGTGA
- a CDS encoding RBBP9/YdeN family alpha/beta hydrolase, which yields MGRNAIIFHGTGGKPTYCWYPWLAERLATRGYAVEVPHHPGINIEPIATLLPKLLASHTFDEDTVLVGHSGGAALLLALLEHLEVTVAQAILVAGYCTPPHTEEEPVLQPSYDWAAIRDHVRDIYFINSRTDPYGCDDRQGRAMFERLGGTQIVRDDGHFGDHDQPYERFDLLDRLIP from the coding sequence GTGGGACGCAATGCGATCATCTTCCACGGGACCGGCGGCAAACCGACCTACTGTTGGTACCCGTGGCTGGCCGAGCGGCTCGCCACCCGGGGGTACGCCGTCGAGGTGCCGCACCATCCGGGCATCAACATCGAGCCGATCGCCACCTTGCTACCTAAGCTGCTGGCCAGCCACACCTTCGACGAGGACACCGTCCTGGTGGGTCATTCCGGCGGGGCGGCCCTGCTGCTGGCCCTCCTGGAACATCTGGAGGTGACCGTGGCCCAGGCGATCCTGGTGGCCGGCTACTGCACCCCACCCCACACGGAGGAGGAGCCGGTCCTGCAACCGAGCTACGACTGGGCCGCGATCCGGGACCATGTGCGGGACATCTACTTCATCAACTCCCGCACCGATCCGTACGGCTGCGACGACCGGCAGGGACGCGCCATGTTCGAGCGGCTCGGCGGCACCCAGATCGTGCGCGACGACGGGCACTTCGGCGACCACGACCAGCCGTACGAGCGGTTCGACCTGCTCGACCGGCTCATCCCCTGA